GATCATCATGCGGGCAACTCTCCAGGACAACAGGTCTTTAAGTCCTCCACCAGGCCGCGGAGAACCTCTCACGCGCCGAGAATAACGGAAGACGACTTACAGAGATATAATCGTCCGGGATGCGACACCTAAAAAGCCGAAAGAAGGCGAGAAAACATGAACTGCGGCGCACCGCGCATGTTATATCTGAATTCAAACTCGCCAAGGTATTTGCCCATGTGCTTACCGGACACATGAATGTGAGTGCCCTTGATGCTGCGCTTGATCTGTGCCCAATAACCTTCGAGCGCATTAACGTGGTGAATGCCATTAACCCACTGCTCCGATCCGTGTTCGACCGTGCCGTGCGTGTAGCCGAGATTACGAAGCGTGGCATAAGACGAGAGTTCATCGCTGCTGATGGTGCTGCCCTTAGCAACCTTAGACTGGATGATGGGGTACAGCGTTTTGCGTCGAACGTTCGGGATAACGTGCGTCATAACGTTACCGGCACGTTGCAACATACCGAAAACGGCGGTCTTGCCAGCGGCCCCACGTCCGCGTTTGCCCGGATGCTTACCGCCAACATAGGAGTTTCATCGACTTCAACGTGACCGGACAATCCCGTGTCGCCATCCGTCTTAGCCATGTATTTACGAATTTCATGGCCCATTCGCCAAGCCGTTTTGTAGGTCACTCCAAGCTGGCGTTGCAGTTCTTTGGCTGGTACGCCATGACGGGTGTTCGTGAACAGGTACATGGCATAGAACCACTTTTGCAACGGCGTATGCGAACTCTCGAAGGGCGTGCCCACCATCGGCGAAATGTCGTAACTGCACCACTGGCACTCGTACACGGGCCGTTTTCTGCGGCGATGAAACTTTCCATGTTTTCCGCAGTTTGGACAATCAAGAAATTCACCATAGCGAGTAAACATTAGATGCTCTAAACACGAATCATCGTCCGGGAAGGTTTTGAAGAACTGTTGAACTGTGGGTGCTTTAGCCATGACTTTGTACCCCGTAAGGCCAATACTAGCCCAACTATGTACCGGAGTCAAGGGGATAATTACGTAGCTTATTGCTGTCAGCGACGGCATCGAGACTGCACGGTCGATTTTCACGACGCGGTCGAACGACGCGTGCCAGGGCCGCGTTCTCTCCTTGGCAGTCAAGCGACGTCAATAGTTTTTCTCTTGACTGCGCTTAGTTTGCCAGTCTGATCGTAGTCAACGTCCAAGAATTCTTCGAACTCAAGCAGTTCGCTGGCGTCCCGTACTATGGACCTCCGGTTCCACCAGTGCGAGATGCCCGGCGCCGAACTTTGCCGATATACGTCCAGCACATCTTCTACGTTATACCAGTCAAGATGGCGCGCCTCGAACGGGCGATAGACCCGGGCGCCCTCTTTTAACCGGCGAAATCGTTCCCCTGCACGGTGCAAAGCAAAAGTGGTATCTATCGTCGCGAGCTGGTACGCAACCTGACCCCGGCTTGTTGCGATCCATTGCGGCTGCTTGCGCCAGAATTGCGCCACGTGCCGGTTTATTGCTTTGTTGCGCAACAGGTATCTTCGCGGTATATCCGAAATCTTGAGCATGGGTCCGACGCACTGGATCTTCGGCAGACGATCAAGCAGTTCATCATATATCGATAGGACGGGTACGCCCCGTGGCAACTCGATGTCACAATCCGATACTGCGTATCTGCCTGGCTCCGACCAGCTCTCAAAAAACTGCTGAATCGTCACGTCTACACTGTTAAGTTCCCGCGCATTGTGGATTTTCCGCCCTCTTATAACCAGGACTCCGGCCCGGTCAAATTCCTCCAGCGTGTCCAGGGTGTCCTCATCATCGCTGCCATTGTCGTGAATGATGATATCTACGGGCCGGTCCGCGTTCACGTACGAGTTTATGCATTGCTGAAGGCAGTCTGATCGGTTGAAAGATATGACGAAGACAGGCAGCGGGGATGCCCTGCATACATTATAAGCCTTGCGGCTGCGACTACGCGCGACGCAAATTTGACCGGAATCCACAATTTCGCGCAGAGCGCCGGCCATATCGGCCAAAGAGATGCTCATGTCGTGCAGCGCCGCGTCTTTGCCGGCCTGGATCAGATCGCGCGGCGATCGCGCCTGTACTGGCGTCTTCTGGGGCGATCGGGTGGTCGAGAACCAGTCGTGGAACTTGAACCCTTCGCCAGCGACGCTGTCGGATAGCGCCGCCCAGATATTCGGTATCCCGTACGATTCCGCGATCACAAGGCGGTGCAGTGCGGAGCTAACGATCGCGTTGCATGAGACAACTTGAGAGATGAAATCCGCTTCTGGGCAGGTAACATCAATGACCCTTACATTCTCGTGCTGACGCAGAGCACACACATAAGGATGATTCCAGTCCACGTAATGCGGGATTAGGCCCAAAGAATAGCGGCGGCCGGGAGGCGCTGGCCTCGGCACTACTGTAGAGATAAAAAACCCTGGATCGCCAAGCGGAACGTCGCCGACCGCGATGCCGGCTGCCCTTAGCGCTGTAACAGACAGCTTTCCGCGAAGCGCCCTCACATGCTCCCTTCGAGGACTTCCAACACCAATGCGCGGGTGCATGACGCCCGTGCCCCAGATGTGCGACTGCGCATTCGACACCGCCATGAGGCTTCCCGCAGCAAGCAAATGAGGTCTAATGCGGTCGCCTGCCCATAATGTCGGGCGCCCCGCCATCGCGCCCACAATGGCCGGGTTGATTCGATCGCCGATGTTGTTAACGCGTAGAAAATAAGACAACGCGAGCGACTCATCAGGTCTGCCCAACATTACGCGGCCTGACCAATGACCGAAGCGTGCTAGCAGGCGCTGCATAAATGTGTCCCTTAGTCTGGTGCGGCTGAAAATCATAAACGCCAGGTTTTCTGGATGCGACCAGTCGAGGGGGTGACTTGGTGTATGCAAGGCAAGACTTCGATGAATTGTAGTTTAGAAAAAAGAATGGCCATCGACTTCGAGCCGATAATTTGCCTGGTCAAGAGCGGCGCAAGCAGCCGCAAGACGCTGATGGTAAACTGTTTGACAAATCGCAGCCGTGGAAAAGCGCTTTTGGGAAGTAAGCGTTTCGTGATCGCGGGCGCCTTCGAACGGGTAGTAATGAACTTGAATCCAGCGCCCCATCCGGGTCAGCGGCATTGGGCCCGGCGAGGGTTCCCATCGCGATCTGCCCCACGCACGCAGATCCGACGCCACCGCCCCTGATCCACCAATGTGTCCAGCAGCGTTGTCTGTTTCACTCGTTACATTCAGGCCAGACTTCGAGCTTCTCACCCTTGCCGTGGAACATCTGCGCGCCGCGGTCGTCTTGCTCGGCGCGAGCGACGCGGGCGTGGTGCGGCTGGTGGCTGTGGATAACGATCCGGGCGGCGGCCGCGGGGACTGCCTGCAAGCCTTGCTGAGAGAGCATTGGCAAGCCGAAGGACGCGAATTCGCTATCCTGACTGGGCACGGCAACGTTGGCTATGGTCAAGGCCACAATATGGCGATCGCGCAATCGTCGGCCGATTATCATTTGATCCTGAACCCCGACGTGCTGGTGGCCGAGGATGCGCTGCGCAATGCGCTGGAATTCATGGCGAACAATCCCGATGTGGGGTTGCTGGCGCCGGCGTTCGTCGATGAGGATGGGAGTTTGCGGCATTTGTGCAAGGCGTATCCCACGGTCATCGATCTGGCCTTGCGGGGGTTCGCGCCGGATGCCGTCAAACGCATCGCGCACCGGCGTCTCACGCGCTACGAAATGAAGACGATCGATCCGCATGCGGTCCGTCGTGGCGTACCGCTTATCAGCGGCAGTTTCATGTTGTTCCGGCGGCGCGTGCTGGCGCGGATAGGCGGCTTTTCGAAGGACTATTTTCTGTATTTCGAGGATTTTGACCTGTCGCTGCGGGCCGCGAAGTTCACGACCGTCGCCTACGTCCCCAGCGTGCGGATCGTACACAAGGGCGGCTACGCGAGCCGCAAGGGGATCAGGCACTGGTGGATGTTCGGCCGTTCGGCTTACACCTTTTTTTCGCGGCACGGCTGGAAATGGATTTGAGCCGCGTCGTGCGTTCCCCGTCCCTGCGATGAAGAACGTGCTGGTTACCGGTGCCAACGGCTTCGTCGGCTCGGCGCTGTGCCCGGCGCTGGCCGCGCGCGGATACCGGGTCACGGGCGCGGTGCGGACGCGCGGACAAAATTCGGGACATGCGCGAACGATTGCCTGCGGGGACATCGACGGCGCCACCAACTGGCGCGATCATCTTCAGGGGATCGACGTCGTTGTGCATCTGGCCGCGCGTGCGCAGTTGGACGATAGCGACGTCGCACACTACGCGCTGCGCCGTATCAATGTCGATGGCGCCGCGCATCTGGCGCGCCAGTCCGCGGCTGCCGGCGTGCAACGCTTCGTGTTCGTGAGCAGCATCAAGGTCAATGGTGAGACGACGCACAAGCATGCGTTCCGCGCCGGCGATGCTCCCGCGCCGCAGGACGCCTACGCGGTTTCCAAGCGCGACGCCGAGCAGCGCTTGTGGGGTGTCGCCGCGGGCACGGGCCTGGAACTGGTTTCGATCAGGCCGCCGCTGGTATATGGCCCCGGCGTGGCAGGTAATTTCCTGCGCATGCTGCGGTTGGTCGATCGCGGGTTGCCATTGCCGCTGGCGCGCGTCGACAACCGGCGGAGCCTCGTCGCGACGGACAATCTCGTGGACTTTTTGGTGCAGTGCGTCCATCATCCAGCCGCCGCCGGACGCACATTGCTGGTGAGCGATGGCGAGGATTTATCCACCCCGCAATTGCTGCGCCTGATCGCAGCCGCGATGAATCGCCGCCCGCGGCTGTGGCCCGCGCCGCTTTCGATACTTCGCATGATGGCGCGCGCGACTGGTCACGGAGGAACGTGGCAGCGTCTGTGCGGTTCGCTGGCGGTGGACATCGGCGCATCGTGCGATGCGCTCGTATGGTGGCCCAAGGTGCGCGTGGAAGAAGCGGTGTCGCGCTGTGTCGAGTGGTATCTCGCGACCGGAGGAGGAGCGCGCCCATAACGCATCCGCGTAACGATAGAAGTCGCCGGCGGTATTCAGGCACTGATAAATGAAGCGGACCGAAGTTGACTGACGGGCTGGAAGTAATGCTGCTAGCCGCGGTGTCCGCCAGTTCCTTTGCCGCGACCGGCATTGCGCGCAGGCGCGCGCTCAGTTATCGGCATCTGGATGAGCCTGGTCCGCGCAGTTCGCATGCTACACCAACGCCCAATAGTGGCGGTGTGGCGTTGGTGGCAGTGTATCTGTCCGCGATCGCCTTGTTGCGGGTGGTTGACGCCATGGCAGCCGGACCCTTCATTGCGCTGTTCGGCGGCGGCGCGGCGGTGGCCGCGGTCGGTTTGTGGGATGACCGCTCGCCAGTGTCCGCCTGGGTCAGGGTCGGGGTTCATATCGCGGCGTGTGGCTGGGCGATATACTGGCTCGGGGGTATTCCTGCGTTGCCGTTAGGCGACATTTCCGTGGAAATGGGGCCGGCGGGCTTTGTGGTTGGTGTGATCGCAAGTGCATGGCTGTTGAATCTTTACAATTTTATGGACGGCATCGATGGTCTCGCCGCCATCGAAGCGATCACTGTACTGGCGGGCGCCTGCCTCATCATTGCCGCCGGCGATCCGCACGCCAGTTTTCTCTGCCTGGGCCTGCTGGCCGCCGCCGCCTTTGGGTTCTTGCCCTGGAACTGGCCTCCGGCGCGGATTTTTATGGGGGATATCGGCAGCGGATTTCTCGGCTTTGGGCTTGCTGTGTTGGCCATAGACACCGCCGGCGCGGGCGCGCTTTCGATCTGGAGCTGGATAATCCTGATGGGTGTATTTATCGTCGATGCAACTGTCACGCTGTTAAGACGAATGATCAGTGGGCAGCAATGGTACCTGGCTCACCGCAGCCACGCGTATCAGCACGCGGCAGTTCGATGCGGTTCGCACCAGCCCGTAACTCTAGCGGTGCTCGCCATCGATGTTGTATGGCTGCTACCATTGGCATGGTATGTGAATAACCACCCCGATGAGGGGGTTGTCGTAGCCGGTCTTGCGCTGGCGCCGCTGATTATGCTGGCGCTTGTGCTGGATGCGGGTAGAGGCGGGTAAGGATGCAATGCTTGAAATGACTGACTCTTGCAGTGGCCGCATAGTGCCTTAAATGTTTAAGGCACTGCTCGTTAATCTACCCAGAAGCGTAAAGCGCCTGATTCTCGTTGCGCTCGACACCGGCATTTTGATCTTCGCCGTGTGGGCGGCATTTTTTCTGCGTTTCGAGCATATCTGGCCGCTGTGGCTACAACAGCGCGTACTGCTTTTCCCGCTGGCAGTGGTCATTTCAATCCCCGTGTTCTACGGGCTTGGCTTTTATCATTCAGTCATCCGTTTTCTCCAGGGGCGCGCCTTCGTGGCGATCGCTCAGGGCGCTACGATAAGTCTGTTATTGATGATCGCCGTCTGGGTATTCGGTCAGGGGCCGACGATGCCACGTTCGGTGTGGGTCAATTTCTGGTTCCTCACCTTCATCCTCATTAGCGGCTCGCGGCTTGCGGCGCGTTCGTTGCTGCACAATCGCAACACGCGCATCAGCATGGGCAAGCACGTGGCGATTTATGGCGCCGGCGAAGCGGGCATTCAGCTTGCCCAGGCGCTGCAGCACAGCCGCGAATTTCGCCCCATGCTGATTCTAGATGACCGCCGGGAGCTGCAGGGCGGCGAGATACTGGGGCTGAGGGTATTCCCGCCCGCGCAACTGGAGACGGTTATCCCGGATTTCGGCGTGACGACGGTGCTCTTGGCGATGCCCTCCATTTCGCGCGGTCGTCGGCGCGAGATCATCAAGAGCCTGGAGCCTCTGCACGTGCACGTAATGGTGGTGCCGGGCTTAACCGAACTGGCCAGTGGCATCAAGCGGGTCGACGATATCCGTGACGTGGATGTCGAGGACATTCTGGGGCGCGAGCCGGTCAAGCTGGATGCGCGCCTGTTGAGTTCCTGCATCCGTGGCAAATCGGTGATGGTCACTGGCGGCGGCGGCTCTATCGGTTCCGAACTGTGCCGGCAGATCATCAGCCAGCAGCCGCGGCGTCTGATCATCTGCGAGATCTCCGAATATGCGCTGTACAGAATCGAACATGAACTGATCCGGCTCGTAAAAGTGGCGGGACATTCCGTGGAACTGGTGCCGATCCTGGGTTCGATATGTCATCGCGAACGCATGCAATCAATCATGACCGCGTTCGGTGTGCAGACCGTTTATCACGCGGCAGCCTATAAGCACGTGCCGCTGGTCGAGCAAAATCCGCTGGCGGGCGTACGCAATAATATCTTCGGCACGCACAGCGCGGCCATGGCGGCGCTGGCGAGCGGCGTGGAAACTTTCGTGCTGGCCTCTACTGACAAGGCGGTGCGGCCGGCCAATGTGATGGGCGCGACCAAGCGCTTCGCGGAACTGGTGTTGCAGGCGCTGGCGCAGCGCAACCCGGCGACCCGCTTCTGCATGGTGCGGTTCGGTAATGTGCTTGCCTCCAGCGGTTCGGTGGTGCCACTGTTTCGCGAGCAGATCCGCCGTGGCGGCCCGGTGACCGTTACGCACGAGGAAATGGTGCGCTATTTCATGACGATCCCGGAGGCGGCGCAACTGGTGATTCAGGCCGGCGCAAAGGCGCAGGGCGGCGACCTGTTCCTGCTCAATATGGGCGAGCCGGTGCGCATCGTCGATCTGGCCAAGCACATGATCCGCCTGTATGGTTTCGAGGTGCGCGATGCGGACAACCCGAACGGCGACATCGAGGTGCGCTTCACGGGCTTGCGGCCGGGCGAGAAGCTGTACGAGGAACTGTTGATCGGCGAGAACGCCTTGCCCACCGATCATCCAATGATCCTGCGCGCGCAGGAGGGGGTCGTCTCCGCCGAGCGCATCGATTCTCTGCTGCGACTGTTCGACACGGCGCTGGAGGCGCTGGATCATGCCGCGGTGCGCCGTCTGTTGCTGGAGTC
The window above is part of the Gammaproteobacteria bacterium genome. Proteins encoded here:
- a CDS encoding glycosyltransferase; this translates as MIAESYGIPNIWAALSDSVAGEGFKFHDWFSTTRSPQKTPVQARSPRDLIQAGKDAALHDMSISLADMAGALREIVDSGQICVARSRSRKAYNVCRASPLPVFVISFNRSDCLQQCINSYVNADRPVDIIIHDNGSDDEDTLDTLEEFDRAGVLVIRGRKIHNARELNSVDVTIQQFFESWSEPGRYAVSDCDIELPRGVPVLSIYDELLDRLPKIQCVGPMLKISDIPRRYLLRNKAINRHVAQFWRKQPQWIATSRGQVAYQLATIDTTFALHRAGERFRRLKEGARVYRPFEARHLDWYNVEDVLDVYRQSSAPGISHWWNRRSIVRDASELLEFEEFLDVDYDQTGKLSAVKRKTIDVA
- a CDS encoding glycosyltransferase family 2 protein; amino-acid sequence: MCPAALSVSLVTFRPDFELLTLAVEHLRAAVVLLGASDAGVVRLVAVDNDPGGGRGDCLQALLREHWQAEGREFAILTGHGNVGYGQGHNMAIAQSSADYHLILNPDVLVAEDALRNALEFMANNPDVGLLAPAFVDEDGSLRHLCKAYPTVIDLALRGFAPDAVKRIAHRRLTRYEMKTIDPHAVRRGVPLISGSFMLFRRRVLARIGGFSKDYFLYFEDFDLSLRAAKFTTVAYVPSVRIVHKGGYASRKGIRHWWMFGRSAYTFFSRHGWKWI
- a CDS encoding NAD-dependent epimerase/dehydratase family protein, translated to MKNVLVTGANGFVGSALCPALAARGYRVTGAVRTRGQNSGHARTIACGDIDGATNWRDHLQGIDVVVHLAARAQLDDSDVAHYALRRINVDGAAHLARQSAAAGVQRFVFVSSIKVNGETTHKHAFRAGDAPAPQDAYAVSKRDAEQRLWGVAAGTGLELVSIRPPLVYGPGVAGNFLRMLRLVDRGLPLPLARVDNRRSLVATDNLVDFLVQCVHHPAAAGRTLLVSDGEDLSTPQLLRLIAAAMNRRPRLWPAPLSILRMMARATGHGGTWQRLCGSLAVDIGASCDALVWWPKVRVEEAVSRCVEWYLATGGGARP
- a CDS encoding glycosyltransferase family 4 protein, producing the protein MTDGLEVMLLAAVSASSFAATGIARRRALSYRHLDEPGPRSSHATPTPNSGGVALVAVYLSAIALLRVVDAMAAGPFIALFGGGAAVAAVGLWDDRSPVSAWVRVGVHIAACGWAIYWLGGIPALPLGDISVEMGPAGFVVGVIASAWLLNLYNFMDGIDGLAAIEAITVLAGACLIIAAGDPHASFLCLGLLAAAAFGFLPWNWPPARIFMGDIGSGFLGFGLAVLAIDTAGAGALSIWSWIILMGVFIVDATVTLLRRMISGQQWYLAHRSHAYQHAAVRCGSHQPVTLAVLAIDVVWLLPLAWYVNNHPDEGVVVAGLALAPLIMLALVLDAGRGG
- a CDS encoding polysaccharide biosynthesis protein is translated as MFKALLVNLPRSVKRLILVALDTGILIFAVWAAFFLRFEHIWPLWLQQRVLLFPLAVVISIPVFYGLGFYHSVIRFLQGRAFVAIAQGATISLLLMIAVWVFGQGPTMPRSVWVNFWFLTFILISGSRLAARSLLHNRNTRISMGKHVAIYGAGEAGIQLAQALQHSREFRPMLILDDRRELQGGEILGLRVFPPAQLETVIPDFGVTTVLLAMPSISRGRRREIIKSLEPLHVHVMVVPGLTELASGIKRVDDIRDVDVEDILGREPVKLDARLLSSCIRGKSVMVTGGGGSIGSELCRQIISQQPRRLIICEISEYALYRIEHELIRLVKVAGHSVELVPILGSICHRERMQSIMTAFGVQTVYHAAAYKHVPLVEQNPLAGVRNNIFGTHSAAMAALASGVETFVLASTDKAVRPANVMGATKRFAELVLQALAQRNPATRFCMVRFGNVLASSGSVVPLFREQIRRGGPVTVTHEEMVRYFMTIPEAAQLVIQAGAKAQGGDLFLLNMGEPVRIVDLAKHMIRLYGFEVRDADNPNGDIEVRFTGLRPGEKLYEELLIGENALPTDHPMILRAQEGVVSAERIDSLLRLFDTALEALDHAAVRRLLLESVQGYAPRNGIEDHVWLEQDKILAAETASSSVH